The Pseudomonas fluorescens genome includes a window with the following:
- the cobF gene encoding precorrin-6A synthase (deacetylating) yields MKTLSVIGIGAGDPDQLTMQAVKALNRLDVVFLMDKGPAKDKLLDLRREVCRRYIVDRTYRFVEAYSPERQRGDLDYKDSVEALNRAKQATFERLINEELSDGQRGGFLVWGDPALYDSTVRILQAILEAGRCAFEFEVIPGITSVQALAARHKVPLNSIGGSLEITTGRRLAAGQVGDATSVVVMLDAEDAYRQVSDPDAHIYWGAYVGTPDEILIAGRLGDVADDIERTRKAARAANGWIMDTYLLRKP; encoded by the coding sequence ATGAAGACGTTGTCAGTCATTGGCATTGGGGCCGGCGATCCGGATCAGCTGACGATGCAGGCAGTGAAAGCCTTGAACCGCTTGGACGTGGTCTTCCTCATGGACAAGGGGCCGGCCAAGGACAAACTGTTGGATCTGCGGCGCGAAGTCTGTCGGCGCTACATCGTTGATCGCACCTACCGTTTCGTCGAAGCCTACAGCCCGGAACGCCAACGCGGCGACCTGGACTACAAGGACAGCGTCGAAGCATTGAACCGGGCTAAACAGGCCACCTTCGAACGCTTGATCAATGAAGAACTGTCCGACGGTCAGCGGGGTGGTTTTCTGGTGTGGGGCGATCCGGCGTTGTACGACAGTACCGTGCGCATCCTGCAGGCGATCCTCGAGGCGGGCCGCTGCGCCTTCGAATTCGAGGTGATCCCCGGCATCACCAGCGTCCAGGCCCTGGCCGCCCGGCATAAAGTGCCGTTGAACAGCATTGGCGGTTCGCTGGAAATCACCACCGGACGCCGGTTGGCGGCGGGGCAGGTAGGCGACGCGACGAGTGTGGTGGTGATGCTCGATGCCGAGGACGCTTATCGCCAGGTGAGCGATCCCGATGCGCACATCTATTGGGGAGCCTATGTGGGGACGCCGGATGAGATCCTTATCGCTGGCCGCCTGGGGGATGTGGCCGATGACATCGAGCGCACCCGCAAGGCCGCGCGAGCAGCCAACGGGTGGATCATGGATACGTATTTGTTGCGCAAGCCTTGA
- a CDS encoding histidine phosphatase family protein — translation MQATRLTLICHARTAAQKQARFGLDEPLDADWLARRAQVGHRYRNVRQLLCGPELRTRQTAALFGDEPEQDLALADCDLGRWRGLSIDDLLQAEPQALQSWLDDAEAAPHGGESVAQLCRRVGNWLASLETRPGHLLAVTHPFVIRAALVKVLGCPVATFNRIDIEPLSTLELRFNGVWRLRTQGPDQESPR, via the coding sequence GTGCAAGCCACTCGTCTGACCTTGATCTGCCACGCCCGCACCGCCGCCCAGAAGCAGGCACGCTTTGGCCTGGACGAACCGCTGGACGCCGACTGGCTGGCCCGCCGCGCGCAGGTCGGGCACCGCTACCGAAATGTCCGGCAACTGCTGTGCGGGCCGGAACTGCGCACTCGCCAGACCGCTGCCTTGTTCGGCGACGAGCCCGAGCAGGACCTGGCCCTGGCCGATTGCGATCTGGGACGCTGGCGCGGGTTGTCCATTGATGACTTGCTCCAGGCTGAACCGCAAGCCCTGCAGAGTTGGCTCGACGATGCCGAGGCGGCTCCCCATGGTGGTGAATCTGTCGCCCAGTTGTGCCGCCGTGTCGGGAATTGGCTGGCCAGTCTGGAAACCCGGCCAGGACATCTGCTAGCCGTCACTCACCCCTTCGTGATCCGCGCCGCCCTGGTGAAGGTCTTGGGCTGCCCGGTCGCCACATTCAACCGGATCGACATTGAGCCCTTGTCCACCCTCGAATTGCGTTTCAACGGCGTATGGCGATTACGCACCCAAGGACCTGACCAGGAGTCGCCGCGATGA
- a CDS encoding MurR/RpiR family transcriptional regulator, which produces MPPLRDLITDPGLVLTPSERKVVRALLDHYPRNGLGPMSRLADHAGVSDPTIVRLVKKLGFSGYAEFQDALLSDMDHRLRSPRTLLKPRAKLQQGDTWSQYLAASQRNLIDTQALTQPEDVRILVQWLLDSRHQVHCFGGRFSSFLAHYLLNHLRLLRAGCFALEDNAQLPDRLFDVQRQDVVLIFDYRRYQAQALRVASAAKERHARVVLFSDVYASPLRELADLIISAPVESISAFDSLVPALAQVEALIACLTLQCPELAERLEGIDALRTEFNTHLLEEK; this is translated from the coding sequence ATGCCACCTCTCAGAGACCTGATCACCGATCCCGGCCTGGTTTTGACGCCGTCGGAACGCAAGGTCGTACGTGCCCTGCTCGATCACTACCCACGCAACGGCCTCGGCCCGATGTCACGCCTGGCAGACCATGCCGGCGTCAGCGACCCGACTATCGTGCGACTGGTGAAAAAACTCGGGTTTAGCGGTTACGCCGAATTCCAGGATGCACTGCTCAGTGACATGGACCATCGCCTGCGCTCCCCTCGCACCCTGTTGAAACCGCGGGCCAAATTGCAGCAAGGCGATACCTGGAGCCAGTACCTGGCCGCCAGTCAACGCAACCTCATCGACACCCAGGCCCTGACCCAACCCGAAGACGTGCGCATTCTCGTGCAGTGGTTGCTCGACAGCCGCCATCAGGTACATTGCTTCGGCGGGCGTTTCAGCAGCTTCCTGGCCCACTACCTGCTCAATCATTTGCGTCTGTTGCGCGCCGGCTGTTTTGCCCTGGAAGACAACGCCCAACTGCCTGACCGGCTATTCGACGTGCAACGCCAAGATGTGGTGCTGATCTTCGATTACCGCCGCTACCAGGCCCAGGCCCTGCGCGTGGCCAGCGCGGCCAAGGAGCGCCACGCCCGGGTCGTGCTGTTCAGCGACGTCTACGCTTCGCCATTGCGCGAGCTGGCCGACCTGATCATCAGCGCCCCGGTGGAGTCGATCTCGGCCTTCGACAGCCTGGTGCCGGCACTGGCCCAGGTCGAGGCGCTGATTGCCTGCCTGACCCTGCAATGCCCCGAGCTGGCCGAACGCCTGGAAGGCATCGATGCCTTGCGCACGGAATTCAACACGCACCTGTTGGAGGAAAAATAA
- a CDS encoding isochorismatase family cysteine hydrolase, producing the protein MFSLPHRSPRDLPFTCKHTALLLVDMQRAWLEPQFDAHLHTREAEYFILRARQQVIPNQQRLLNAMREAQHNVLHTHIESLTADGRDRSLDHKLSDMHLPKGSPEAQIIAELAPLENEIVLPKTSSGVFNSTNIDYVLRNLQTRHLIVAGIVTDQCVDMAVRDAADRGYLVTLVEDACATYTEQRHLACLNAIKGYCWITDTDTVLARLQEMQP; encoded by the coding sequence ATGTTCTCGCTCCCCCACCGCTCGCCCCGGGATCTGCCGTTCACCTGCAAGCACACCGCCTTGTTGCTGGTGGACATGCAACGCGCCTGGCTGGAACCGCAATTCGATGCCCACCTGCACACCCGCGAGGCCGAGTATTTCATCCTGCGGGCCCGCCAGCAGGTCATCCCCAACCAGCAACGCTTGCTCAACGCGATGCGCGAAGCGCAGCACAACGTGTTGCACACCCACATCGAAAGCCTCACCGCCGATGGCCGCGACCGTTCCCTGGATCACAAGCTGTCGGACATGCACCTGCCCAAGGGCAGCCCCGAGGCGCAGATCATTGCCGAACTGGCGCCGCTGGAAAACGAAATCGTGCTGCCCAAGACCTCCTCCGGGGTTTTCAATTCCACCAACATCGACTACGTGCTGCGCAACCTGCAGACCCGACACTTGATCGTCGCCGGCATCGTCACCGACCAGTGCGTCGACATGGCCGTGCGCGACGCCGCCGATCGCGGCTACCTGGTCACGCTGGTGGAAGATGCCTGCGCCACCTACACCGAACAACGGCACCTGGCGTGCCTGAACGCGATCAAAGGCTATTGCTGGATCACCGATACCGACACCGTGCTCGCGCGCTTGCAGGAGATGCAGCCATGA
- a CDS encoding glutamine synthetase family protein — MSRLDDPAAVLAPLPVTTLVTTDLIGVTRGRSFPSDELPHYVTAGCGWVPANSALTPQDIIASANPWGAYGDLRLVPDLSSRVTVNNGPDAQAPVLDFIHCDVRETDGRPWSACPRTLLQDEVERYRVELGLQVFAAFEHEFNLVATPAQPDCLAFSLQAQRQQAEFAGWLLSALRAGGVEPEMFLPEYGQHQYEITCRPTLGVAAADRAVNVREITREIARQMGLDVSFAPKVSEHAVCNGVHLHLSLQDLSADPVLHDAASSNGLSSLGQHWAAGVLHYLPALCALTAPTPVSYERLQPHHWSASYACLGQRNREAALRICPTASLSGKPLANQYNLEFRAMDATASPHLAMAALLIAGRLGIQQRLALNAVTDQIPDELDEAQRRARGIIALPTTLAQALDCLRHSGALLETLPGPLVETYFALKAQELALTEALSPAERCEHYARIY; from the coding sequence ATGAGCCGCCTCGATGATCCTGCCGCCGTCCTCGCCCCGTTGCCCGTGACGACCCTGGTGACCACCGACCTGATCGGCGTGACCCGTGGGCGCTCGTTTCCCAGTGATGAGTTGCCCCACTACGTCACCGCTGGTTGTGGCTGGGTGCCGGCCAACAGCGCACTGACGCCCCAGGACATCATCGCTTCGGCCAACCCTTGGGGCGCTTATGGCGACCTGCGGCTGGTGCCGGACCTGTCTAGCCGGGTGACCGTCAACAACGGTCCCGACGCCCAGGCGCCCGTCCTCGACTTTATCCATTGCGATGTGCGCGAGACCGACGGCCGGCCCTGGAGCGCCTGCCCGCGCACGCTGTTGCAGGACGAAGTGGAGCGTTATCGCGTCGAACTGGGCTTGCAGGTTTTCGCCGCGTTCGAGCATGAATTCAACCTGGTTGCCACGCCTGCGCAGCCTGATTGCCTGGCCTTCAGCCTCCAAGCCCAGCGCCAGCAGGCCGAATTCGCTGGCTGGTTGCTTAGCGCCCTGCGGGCCGGCGGTGTCGAGCCGGAAATGTTCCTGCCGGAATACGGCCAGCATCAATACGAAATCACCTGCCGCCCGACACTGGGCGTAGCCGCCGCCGACCGGGCCGTGAACGTACGGGAAATCACCCGCGAGATCGCCCGGCAAATGGGCCTGGACGTGAGCTTCGCCCCCAAGGTTTCGGAACATGCCGTGTGCAACGGCGTGCATTTGCACCTGAGCCTGCAAGACCTGAGCGCGGACCCGGTGCTGCATGACGCCGCCAGCAGCAACGGTTTGTCCAGCCTCGGCCAGCATTGGGCCGCGGGTGTGCTGCACTATCTGCCGGCACTGTGTGCGCTGACCGCGCCGACGCCGGTGTCCTACGAGCGCCTGCAACCTCATCACTGGAGCGCATCCTATGCGTGCCTGGGACAGCGCAACCGCGAAGCGGCGCTGCGCATCTGCCCGACCGCGAGCCTGAGCGGCAAACCGCTGGCGAACCAGTACAACCTGGAGTTCCGCGCCATGGACGCCACCGCCTCGCCGCACCTGGCGATGGCGGCGCTGTTGATTGCCGGGCGACTGGGCATCCAGCAACGGCTGGCATTGAACGCCGTCACCGATCAAATACCCGATGAGCTGGATGAAGCACAACGTCGTGCCCGTGGCATTATCGCCCTGCCGACAACCCTGGCCCAGGCACTGGACTGCCTGCGCCACAGCGGGGCGCTGCTCGAGACCCTGCCCGGCCCGCTGGTCGAAACCTACTTCGCCTTGAAGGCCCAGGAGCTGGCCTTGACCGAGGCGCTGTCACCTGCCGAGCGTTGTGAGCACTATGCACGAATCTATTGA
- a CDS encoding N-formylglutamate amidohydrolase yields the protein MHESIECAETGLYTRPPYRLVREDAEHPLVLVCEHASRFIPAALNDLGLDETASQEHIAWDIGALALAERLSETLGATLLTANYSRLLIDLNRPLHVPDSIPPQSEIYQVPGNQALDEPTREYRRQCLFQPFHDRLRALIDQRLAANRSVRVVGIHSFTPVFYGQPRALEAGVLFGEAKDYAQRIVDGLSRHSLRAAGNQPYKINPLTDMTVPVHGDARGLDSVLIEVRNDLLRSPEAVRTWSAYLAPLL from the coding sequence ATGCACGAATCTATTGAGTGTGCTGAAACGGGCCTCTACACCAGGCCGCCCTACCGACTGGTCCGGGAAGATGCCGAGCACCCGTTGGTGCTGGTGTGCGAGCACGCCAGCCGCTTCATTCCCGCGGCGCTGAACGACCTGGGGCTGGATGAAACGGCCTCCCAGGAACACATCGCCTGGGACATCGGTGCCCTGGCCCTGGCCGAACGCCTGTCCGAAACCCTCGGCGCGACCTTGCTGACGGCCAATTATTCACGGCTGTTGATCGACCTCAACCGTCCGCTGCACGTACCGGACAGTATTCCGCCCCAGAGCGAGATCTATCAGGTGCCGGGCAACCAGGCGCTGGACGAGCCTACGCGCGAATATCGCCGCCAGTGCCTGTTCCAACCTTTCCATGACCGGCTACGCGCGTTGATCGACCAGCGCCTGGCCGCCAACCGGTCGGTGCGCGTGGTGGGCATCCACAGCTTCACCCCGGTGTTCTATGGTCAACCGCGCGCGCTGGAAGCTGGCGTGCTGTTCGGCGAAGCCAAGGATTATGCCCAACGCATCGTCGACGGGCTGAGCCGGCATTCGCTACGCGCAGCGGGCAACCAGCCCTACAAGATCAATCCCTTGACCGACATGACCGTCCCGGTGCATGGCGATGCCCGCGGCCTGGATTCGGTGTTGATCGAAGTGCGCAACGACCTGCTGCGCAGCCCCGAGGCGGTACGGACCTGGAGCGCTTACCTGGCCCCATTGCTGTAG
- a CDS encoding APC family permease, translating to MSIEAFGYKQELKRGLSLTDLVVYGMIFMIPIAPFGVYGYVNAEAPGMVPLAYIIGMVAMLFTALSYGSMARAFPVAGSVYSYAQRGLNPHVGFIAGWLMLLDYLLIPPLLYVYASMALNHLYPDIPKVGFILAFLVSATFVNLRGITFTARMNIIFLLAQLVVLGIFLFYAWNALHGGAGNGQLTLAPLYSPEHFNFALLMQAVSIAVLSFLGFDAISTLAEEIKGDPGRSVGKAALVTLLVMGAIFVVQTWIATDLAAGMGFKSADTAFYEIAELAAGSWLATLTAVATALAWGVAVAITSQAAVSRLLFGMARDGQLPKVLAKVHPTHNTPYLSIYLVAVLSLLICYLFIDAVDTLTSLVNFGALSGFMLLHITVINHYWRRQQSGQLIRHLICPLVGFVIVAAIMYNMGVAAQKLGLIWIAAGVIYLCVLNKFGNPTAVPDPAGQ from the coding sequence ATGAGCATTGAGGCATTTGGCTACAAACAGGAATTGAAACGCGGCCTGTCGCTGACAGACCTGGTGGTATACGGGATGATTTTCATGATCCCCATCGCCCCGTTCGGCGTGTATGGCTATGTCAACGCCGAGGCACCGGGGATGGTGCCGCTGGCGTACATCATCGGCATGGTGGCGATGTTGTTCACCGCGTTGAGCTACGGCAGCATGGCCCGGGCTTTTCCAGTGGCCGGTTCCGTCTACTCCTACGCACAACGGGGCCTTAACCCACACGTCGGCTTCATCGCCGGCTGGCTGATGCTGCTGGACTACCTGCTGATCCCGCCCCTGCTCTATGTCTACGCCTCCATGGCGCTGAACCATTTGTACCCGGACATCCCCAAGGTCGGTTTCATCCTGGCGTTCCTGGTGAGCGCGACCTTCGTCAACCTGCGGGGCATCACCTTCACCGCGCGGATGAACATCATTTTCCTGCTGGCGCAGCTGGTGGTGCTGGGGATTTTCCTGTTCTACGCCTGGAACGCCCTGCACGGCGGGGCCGGTAACGGCCAACTGACCCTGGCGCCGCTGTACAGCCCGGAACACTTCAACTTCGCCCTGCTGATGCAAGCCGTGTCCATCGCGGTATTGTCGTTCCTGGGCTTCGACGCCATTTCCACCCTGGCGGAAGAGATCAAGGGCGACCCGGGCCGCAGCGTCGGCAAGGCAGCCCTGGTGACCTTGCTGGTGATGGGGGCGATCTTCGTGGTGCAGACCTGGATCGCCACGGACCTGGCCGCCGGCATGGGTTTCAAATCCGCCGACACCGCATTCTATGAAATCGCCGAATTGGCAGCCGGCAGTTGGCTGGCCACCTTGACCGCGGTTGCCACGGCCCTGGCCTGGGGCGTGGCCGTGGCGATCACTTCCCAGGCGGCGGTGTCGCGCCTGTTGTTCGGCATGGCCCGGGACGGCCAGTTACCCAAGGTGCTGGCCAAAGTCCATCCAACCCACAACACCCCATACCTGAGCATTTACCTGGTGGCAGTGCTGTCGCTGTTGATCTGCTACCTGTTCATCGACGCCGTGGACACCCTCACCTCCCTGGTCAATTTCGGCGCCCTGAGCGGCTTCATGTTGCTGCACATCACGGTCATCAACCACTACTGGCGCCGCCAGCAGTCCGGCCAACTGATTCGCCACTTGATTTGCCCACTGGTCGGCTTCGTGATCGTCGCGGCCATCATGTACAACATGGGCGTGGCTGCGCAGAAGCTCGGCCTGATCTGGATCGCCGCGGGCGTGATTTATCTGTGCGTGCTCAACAAATTCGGCAACCCTACCGCCGTGCCCGATCCGGCCGGTCAGTGA
- a CDS encoding arginine N-succinyltransferase → MLALRPVQLTDLPQLQQLARDSLVGVTSLPDDTARLEEKILDSCASFEADVQGPGAENYFFVLEDLESRRLVGCSEILSSTGYNEPFYSLRNRPFSSESRELNIQHGVPALSLCQDLNGQTLLRGFHIDAERVRTPESELLSRARLMFIAAHPQRFAESVITEIVGFSSEDGQSPFWDAIGQHFFDLPYVEAERLCGLQSRTFLAELMPQYPIYVPMLPPAAQACIGRVHPDGQEAFDILAREGFETNNYVDIFDGGPTLHARIANVRTITQSRSATARQSLQIDARGRYLVSNDRLGNYRAIVAELDVNDEGPVALSPDMLAALGVMDGERIRVVAL, encoded by the coding sequence ATGCTGGCCTTACGTCCAGTTCAATTAACCGATCTGCCGCAACTGCAACAACTGGCCCGTGACAGCCTGGTGGGTGTCACGTCGCTGCCGGACGATACCGCGCGCCTAGAGGAAAAGATCCTCGACTCGTGCGCCTCGTTCGAGGCCGATGTGCAGGGCCCTGGCGCGGAGAATTATTTTTTTGTCCTGGAGGACCTGGAATCCAGGCGCCTGGTCGGTTGTTCGGAAATTCTCTCCAGCACCGGTTACAACGAACCGTTCTACAGTCTGCGCAACCGGCCGTTTTCCAGCGAGTCCCGCGAGCTGAACATCCAGCATGGCGTGCCCGCGCTGTCACTGTGCCAGGACCTCAACGGGCAGACGCTGCTGCGTGGCTTCCACATCGACGCCGAGCGGGTGCGCACGCCGGAATCGGAGCTGCTGTCCCGGGCCCGGCTGATGTTCATCGCCGCCCATCCCCAGCGCTTCGCCGAATCGGTCATCACCGAAATCGTCGGTTTCAGCAGCGAGGACGGTCAGTCGCCATTCTGGGACGCCATCGGCCAGCACTTCTTCGACCTGCCCTACGTCGAAGCCGAACGGCTGTGTGGCTTGCAGAGCCGGACCTTTCTCGCCGAGCTGATGCCGCAATACCCGATCTACGTCCCCATGCTGCCGCCAGCGGCCCAGGCCTGCATCGGTCGAGTGCATCCCGACGGCCAGGAAGCCTTCGACATCCTGGCGCGCGAGGGTTTCGAGACCAACAACTACGTCGATATCTTCGACGGTGGGCCGACCTTGCATGCCCGTATCGCCAACGTCCGTACCATCACGCAAAGTCGGAGCGCCACAGCCCGGCAAAGCCTGCAGATCGATGCCAGAGGCCGTTACCTGGTGAGTAACGACCGTCTTGGAAACTACCGGGCCATCGTCGCCGAGCTGGACGTCAACGACGAGGGCCCCGTGGCCCTGTCGCCCGACATGCTGGCCGCCCTGGGCGTCATGGATGGCGAGCGGATCCGGGTGGTCGCCCTATGA
- the astA gene encoding arginine N-succinyltransferase yields the protein MIVRPVAITDLPALLDLARCAGPGFTSLPANEERLAHRIRWAQRTFAGQVERADADYLFVLEDDDRQVVGISALTGAVGLREPWYNYRVGLTVSSAPELGIQRQIPTLFLNNEMSGQSEICSLFLHPEQRRGHNGRLLSLARLLFVAEFSQLFGEKMIAELRGHADERGSSPFWDSLGRHFFKKDFSYADQLSGMGNKSFIAELMPRQPLYTCLLTEQAQAVIGKAHPNTEPALKILSAEGFSHKGYIDIFDGGPVIEAPVSKIRTVRDSQMLTLVIGTPDPQAPVWLIHNRRLENCRVTSARAHLHGHKLLVDRLTAKRLQVQPGDTVRAVALPRLGQQAVAA from the coding sequence ATGATTGTCCGTCCGGTCGCCATTACCGATCTGCCCGCATTGCTGGACCTGGCCCGTTGCGCAGGCCCCGGTTTCACCAGTCTGCCGGCCAACGAAGAGCGCCTGGCCCATCGTATTCGCTGGGCCCAACGGACCTTTGCCGGACAAGTCGAACGTGCCGACGCCGATTACCTGTTCGTGCTCGAAGACGATGATCGGCAGGTGGTGGGCATCAGCGCCCTGACCGGCGCGGTCGGGCTGCGCGAGCCCTGGTACAACTATCGGGTCGGGCTGACGGTCAGCTCGGCGCCGGAGCTGGGGATCCAGCGGCAGATCCCGACCCTGTTCCTCAACAACGAGATGTCCGGGCAATCGGAGATCTGCTCGTTGTTCCTTCACCCCGAGCAACGTCGCGGTCACAACGGACGCCTGCTGTCCCTGGCGCGCCTGCTGTTCGTGGCCGAGTTCTCCCAGCTGTTCGGCGAAAAAATGATCGCCGAACTGCGAGGCCATGCCGACGAACGAGGCAGTTCGCCGTTCTGGGACAGCCTGGGACGGCATTTTTTCAAGAAGGATTTCAGTTACGCCGATCAGTTGTCCGGCATGGGCAACAAGTCGTTCATCGCCGAACTGATGCCACGTCAGCCGCTGTACACCTGCCTGCTCACCGAACAGGCCCAGGCGGTGATCGGCAAGGCTCACCCGAACACCGAGCCGGCCCTGAAGATCCTCAGTGCCGAAGGTTTCAGCCACAAGGGTTACATCGACATCTTTGACGGCGGCCCGGTGATCGAGGCGCCGGTGTCGAAGATCCGCACCGTCCGCGACAGCCAGATGCTGACCCTGGTCATCGGCACCCCGGACCCACAGGCACCGGTCTGGCTGATTCACAATCGGCGCCTGGAAAACTGCCGCGTCACCAGCGCTCGCGCACACCTGCATGGCCACAAGCTGCTTGTCGATCGCCTCACCGCCAAACGCCTGCAAGTGCAACCGGGTGATACGGTGCGGGCCGTGGCATTGCCCAGGCTGGGGCAACAGGCGGTGGCGGCGTAG
- a CDS encoding isocitrate lyase/PEP mutase family protein, with the protein MSRLSHQDLRRNFRQLLASNTCYHTASVFDPMSARIAADLGFEVGILGGSVASLQVLGAPDFALITLSEFAEQATRIGRVAQLPVIADADHGYGNALNVMRTIVELERAGIAALTIEDTLLPAQFGRKSTDLIGVAEGVGKIRAALEARVDPEMAIIARTNAGILPVQEIISRTQQYERAGADGICMVGVQDFEHLEKISENLTVPLMLVTYGNPLLRDDKRLAELGVRVTIDGHGAYFAAIKATYDSLREQRQIFTQASDLSATELTHTYTQPEDYIRWAEEYMSVKE; encoded by the coding sequence ATGTCCAGGCTTTCCCATCAAGATTTGCGTCGTAACTTCCGCCAATTGCTGGCTTCCAACACCTGCTACCACACCGCCTCGGTGTTCGACCCGATGTCGGCGCGCATTGCTGCTGATCTGGGTTTCGAAGTAGGCATCCTCGGAGGTTCGGTGGCGTCGTTGCAAGTATTGGGCGCGCCGGACTTCGCCCTGATCACCCTCAGCGAATTTGCCGAACAGGCCACCCGCATCGGCCGCGTGGCCCAACTGCCGGTGATTGCCGACGCCGACCATGGCTATGGCAATGCCCTGAACGTGATGCGCACGATCGTCGAACTGGAACGGGCCGGCATCGCCGCGCTGACCATCGAGGACACCTTGCTGCCGGCCCAGTTCGGGCGTAAATCCACCGACCTGATCGGCGTAGCCGAAGGCGTCGGCAAGATTCGTGCGGCGCTGGAAGCGCGAGTCGATCCGGAAATGGCGATCATCGCCCGGACCAACGCGGGGATTTTGCCGGTCCAGGAAATCATCAGCCGCACCCAGCAATATGAGCGTGCCGGTGCCGACGGGATTTGCATGGTGGGGGTGCAAGACTTCGAGCACCTGGAAAAAATCAGCGAAAACCTGACGGTGCCGCTGATGCTTGTCACTTATGGCAACCCGTTGCTACGCGACGACAAGCGCCTGGCCGAATTGGGCGTACGCGTGACCATCGACGGCCACGGCGCCTATTTCGCCGCGATCAAGGCCACCTACGACAGCCTGCGGGAACAGCGGCAGATCTTCACCCAGGCGTCGGACCTGAGCGCCACCGAACTGACCCACACCTACACCCAGCCCGAGGACTACATCCGTTGGGCCGAGGAATACATGAGCGTCAAGGAGTAA
- a CDS encoding acyl-CoA dehydrogenase produces the protein MDFAYSPKVQALRERVTAFMDAYVYPAEAVFEQQVAEGDRWQPTAIMEELKAKAKAEGLWNLFLPESELGAGLTNLEYAPLAEIMGRSLLGPEPFNCSAPDTGNMEVLVRYANEEQKQRWLEPLLRGEIRSAFAMTEPDVASSDATNMAARAERDGDQWVINGKKWWTSGACDPRCKILIFMGLSNPDAPRHAQHSMILVPVDTPGVKIVRPLPVFGYDDAPHGHAEVLFENVRVPYENVLLGEGRGFEIAQGRLGPGRIHHCMRSIGMAERALELMCKRAVSRTAFGQPLARLGGNIDKIADSRMEIDMARLLTLKAAYMMDTVGNKVAKSEIAQIKVVAPNVALKVIDRAIQIHGGAGVSNDFPLAYMYAMQRTLRLADGPDEVHRAAIGKFEIGKYVPREMLRNGR, from the coding sequence ATGGATTTTGCTTATTCCCCCAAGGTTCAGGCACTGCGTGAACGCGTCACGGCGTTCATGGATGCCTACGTTTACCCGGCTGAAGCCGTGTTCGAGCAGCAAGTGGCCGAAGGCGACCGCTGGCAGCCCACGGCCATCATGGAAGAGCTCAAGGCCAAGGCCAAGGCCGAGGGTTTGTGGAATCTGTTTCTGCCTGAGTCCGAGCTGGGTGCCGGCCTGACCAACCTGGAATACGCGCCGTTGGCAGAGATCATGGGCCGTTCGCTGCTGGGTCCTGAACCGTTCAATTGCTCGGCGCCGGACACCGGCAACATGGAAGTGCTGGTGCGCTACGCCAATGAAGAACAAAAGCAACGCTGGCTCGAGCCACTGCTGCGCGGCGAGATCCGCTCGGCGTTTGCCATGACCGAGCCGGACGTTGCCTCCTCGGACGCCACCAACATGGCCGCTCGTGCCGAGCGCGACGGCGACCAGTGGGTCATCAATGGCAAGAAGTGGTGGACCTCAGGGGCCTGCGACCCGCGCTGCAAGATCCTGATCTTCATGGGCCTGAGCAACCCTGATGCACCGCGCCATGCCCAGCACTCGATGATCCTGGTGCCGGTGGACACCCCCGGGGTCAAGATCGTCCGGCCGCTGCCGGTGTTCGGCTACGATGATGCGCCTCACGGGCATGCCGAAGTGCTGTTCGAGAACGTGCGCGTGCCATACGAAAATGTCCTGTTGGGTGAGGGACGCGGCTTTGAAATTGCCCAGGGGCGTCTTGGCCCGGGCCGGATTCATCACTGCATGCGTTCCATCGGCATGGCCGAGCGCGCACTGGAATTGATGTGCAAGCGTGCCGTCAGCCGCACGGCCTTCGGCCAACCGTTGGCACGCCTGGGCGGTAACATCGACAAGATTGCCGACTCACGGATGGAAATCGACATGGCGCGCCTGCTGACGTTGAAGGCGGCGTACATGATGGACACGGTCGGTAATAAAGTGGCGAAGAGCGAAATCGCCCAGATCAAGGTCGTCGCGCCGAACGTGGCCCTGAAGGTCATCGACCGGGCGATCCAGATCCACGGCGGGGCCGGGGTTTCCAACGACTTCCCGCTGGCCTACATGTACGCCATGCAACGCACCCTGCGCCTGGCCGACGGTCCGGATGAAGTCCACCGCGCCGCCATCGGCAAGTTCGAGATTGGCAAGTACGTGCCCAGGGAAATGTTGCGCAACGGGCGCTGA